GAACACCTTTGCATGTCTTCCTTAAAACTCCAGGAATTGAGTGTCTGCTTTATAGGAACTCATTCTAATTCAGTGGAATTTTCTTTGCAAGGTAGAAGATTCCCGATAGGACTCCAGGAATGTAGCCTATGCATCACTTTACCTAGAATATATATATTAAACTGAATTGCttttggaaaaacttttgaaTTCAAATCTAGTTTTGGGAGTCCCACCACACACCCCCAACATTGTTcaagatttgaaaaaaaaccttaaaacaaCCAAAGTTTGCCCAGTCCAGATAACAGAATTAAAGCATAGGGAGGACAGTTTAGGTACCATAAGATAAGCAAAAACTTCTATAGAACAATTAAacaccaaaatatttattttttaatttagacAAACAGCACAaacttaatatttgtaaaaaaaaattaaatgttttccctttttgAAAATACCCAGATTAAAGTGTCAAAGCCCAGTAAGAAAAAAAGATTCCTAAaagaaacacttaaaaaaaaggagtacttgtggcaccttagagactaaccaatttatttgagcataagctttcgtgagatacagctcacttcattgatgcatccgatgaagtgagctgtagctcacaaaagcttatgctcaaataaattggttagtctctaaggtgccgcaagtactccttttctttttgcgaatacagactaacacggctgttactctgaaaactgttaagATGGTTTCACAGAGCGGAATTAGCTATACTGAACCTTTATGCTTCTAAAATCCGGTTTGTAAGATATGCCCAAGTTAATGCAGAATACTCTTACAGTAGCAGGATGGCTCTAGCAAGTCCTTCTGCTTCCATACTAAACAAATACCATCTTGGCACAGAAAAAGAGACATATGTTCAAAAAGAAAGAGGCGGTTTTCAATTGCATCTCAATTTGCACATAAAGACTAGCTCCTCAGCTGTAGCCATAGTTCCAATTATTTCAGTAGCAGTGCACTGACTGGTGCACCTGGGGATCCGGCCCTGTGACCACACAGAGCCTTTCAACTGAAGGTACCTCAGTTCAAAAgccttaaaaatcaaaatgttcactCAGATTCTGGCCAGTCAGTGCTATGCTCCGATTGCTTTGGACAAGCGTAGTAGAGCAAAGAGGCATCTCTGCTCCCGAACAGTCGTCTGACCACCCAACTCTCAGCCTCCCTGGGTCACAACAATCCTACTTAAGCCTTTAGGACATCTCAGTTGGATGATTGTAGGTTACGGTTCCCAGGCCTTCAAAGGCTTTATTCTTCAAGAGCCAGATTCTACAAGAGCCTCAGCAACTCTGATGTAGCACTGAGCACTTTTTAACTCCCATGGAGATCAAGAGGAGTTGAGGGCGGGACCAGGACATAGGCTAAAATGTAGCTGGAATTCTGCAGTTTGTAGTGCCAGCTTGGTCAAGATAATGACTGGCCTCTTAACTTTCCACTGTCTTCTGAACTGATCACGGGAAAGGCTCCTGCACAAAGGCAGCAGGTTTGCATTTTCTGAAGTGGACTAAAGTCATCGGTAGTCTGAAATGGGAAGATTCATATACATCTTTGGATGTATTCTCTTAGCCTACCAAGGGTGCTTGGGAATTTGTGGTGGTCTCTCCAGTGAGATTTCTCACCTTTAGAATTTGGGTTATCGATATGGCTATGTATTGCCTTGACCTTTGCTAACTTAAAACAACGTGGACTCCAGAGTCCTCTATAGTCTTTGAAGGTATGCTAGGGATTTCTGGAGTTTGAGAACTACGGTGCATGGGGGGAAAAGCCTTTCATTGTGTCACAAGGACGCTGATTCCCTGCCTACAGTTATCAAAAGGTCGCTGGTTGTTAATATCTAGATACTTATAAGACGCTTAGATCCCATAGAAATGTGTGCTGTACACAACTAGACACAGAGAAAGCTTTCCAGTGCAGGGACCGTGTCTTTATTTTCAAGAGAAATTAAATAGCCATACAAATCTCTCCTACTTCTAAAAGGTACAAtcaaatatacattttatttaattagtGTTAGTCAAGCACTTTGAATAGGTTAAGTGCTAAGTATTGGAAAACTACTAACTTGAGAAAAAACAGATGCTATGGGCCAGTCTTTCTAAACTAAGCATGTAAACAGATTGGCACTGCCTAACTTATGTATACAAATGCCAGAGGTGTGCATAGTGATCAGATCTGTGCAAACACTTGGCCAGTTATATGCCTAAGCAGTCCATCACCATTACCCGGTTTATCCATAACTTAGATACATTTACATAGAAAAGCTGGCTTAACCTCGAAAGTGTGACTCTCACCAAATGCATAGAAAACAGATCTGAATAATGCAGAAGATTAGTTGTTTTAATAAACCCCCTAGTCCCAGCAACTTCTCGTCGGTATCTCGTCTTGCATTTTAGAATGCAATATAATTGAATGACACTTACATGACTGTATTAGTTtccataatatattttaaagcgtagtcttttacatttaaaatacactATTTTAATAGAGACTACAAAGTTCCAgctttctttctcttgctccagAAAGAGATTCTTTCTGGTGCCTCCTAGCTCCGGAGCAGAGTTGCACATGCACCTGGGtttctctaagggcttgtctacacttaccgacGCTGCGGCAATCGATACATCGGCGGTGGATtaagcgggtctagtgaagactggCTGAATCGACCACCGATCGCTCTCCCGTGGACTCCTGTACTCcatctgagaagagtaagggcagttgacaggagagtgtctcTCATTGATGTTGCGTAGCGTGGAgcccacggtaagtagatctaagctacgttgatttgagttacactattcacataactcaaattgtgtagcttagaACAACTTtcccctttagtgtagacaaggcctaacaggCCACTTAGCTGCTTAGCCTAGCACACAGACGTGATTCTCCATTCATACCTGCATAGATCAaaagtaactccagtgaagtgaaTGAAGTTGCAGTAGTTCTGTACTAGTGTAAGGAAGGAGAATCCAGCCAGTCATATTTGTAATTTCAAACCCATTCCACTAACAGGGCTCAATCCAGCatgatgctgagcactctggcctttATCCAGTCAGACACACACAAGCccatgcttaacattaagtacAAGAGAATGGCAACTGAAGTCATTTGCTGGTGTGAGGCCAAAGTGCTTATCACAGTCTTAAGTGGTTAATCTACTGCTGCTACAAGGATAAAGAGCCCCCCTTGTCCACTGTTTCCTGGCTGGCCTGATTAccaattaaaatttttaaaacaagaaaccCAGATCAGTACTACTTTGATTTCCAGTACTCTAGAAAACCTCACAACTTAAGTGTTTCACTATTTCACTGCAGATGGTAGTGGGTTACTACGTCAGAAGGTCTCATTTAACATCAAAATTCACTTTGACAGAGAAGCATATTTAATTTTGCTTGTTTTGATTTCTCTGCATACATAGTACTTCAGCACTCAAAATAACATTTGTCCTTTTAGACTAAAAATAATCAGTTGTGCAATACTGTACATAATCACCACAAATAAATCACTCACATTCAAGGGAAGAAGTTAAAAgaaatttcaaatattaatatttgaatACAATTTCCATTCACGTCTCAGTACAGGAACTCAATGCTTGGAAACCAATGTTGTTTTGAAATCACAGCATTACAAGTCCCATTATGACTTCTTTTAACAATCTGTAATATGAAGTTAAGATTCATCCTGGAAAAGTTAAGTTAGGAGGCATATAAGCAGTAGTTAGGCCACATCTCCTCTGGGTCTTTAACAGAGTTAGCTGAATCAGTTTTAAACCGGCAGGGACCTAGATTAAACCTAATTCTACACTCTCTGGTTTTCCCCTAGTCACACTTGAGAGCCAAACTCTATTTTCACTGAATGAGCCTGAACTGATTTTAAACCTTGATTATAACTAATTATATAGGCGTATATGgtgattttcagaaaaaaaaaaaaaaccaaaaaccaaaaacccaaagCCTTCCATAGAAAATTCTGCCCCCAGGAGCTTACAGTCTGTGACCTTGATACCGCAAGATGGTCTGGGTGGATGATCTCTGTGCCCACATGCAGCCCCATTGGGTCCATGTGTTCAGAGCAGCTTATGGAACCTGTTCCACTAGCTTTCAAATACTCGGAGCCGGACTGACCACTGCTTGTGAACCTTGATGGCTTTGCTACATTTTCAATCATTCACTCCAGCAGTGAATTTGGTCATGTGTGTACATGGGGCCTTAGTGTCTCACAAAAATACTGTGTAGTAAGGCTCTACCCAGTAAAAgctctttttaataaaaattccaTTTGGATTCTTCACTGTAAAAAATGACAAGACTGGCCAAGtcctaaaaatctttaaaaaaaaacacaacaaaaaaaccccaccacatttAAAAATAGTATCGAAGTTAAAAAAAATCGTTTGGCCCTACTAAAGTAAAACAAGTGATCAAATTGGGTCTGACTTGTTAAGCATATAAAATGTTATTGCAACTCTTTACACCTGTATCATAAGAAACCTGTTGTTCTAAACACTGCAGTCTGATGTTACGAAGCCCAAGCCGCCAGCTGCTTCATATCATCTTCATCTTCGACTCTCTTCCTGGAGGATGCTACAGTGAGAGATTAACAATAATCAGTGACTCGAGTAACAGAACCATTTTATTCACTGGCAGCAGGATTTGTGTAACGCTAGTCAGCTTAGAGGTATCTCAAAGCAGTTTGCTAAATATGGTAGCGCAGGGAGTAGGCAGACTAAATGCACAGCCATTATGCTCTCACCAGTAGCTCACTTACAGCCCTGGACATTATGGGTCTGATTCAactccctgacttcagtgggaggtatTTTGAGCCCTAAACACTGgaacaaggtaaaaaaaaaattcagtggatAAAAGTTAACTGTAGAGTAAATGGTTCAGAGGGACTCTAGAAAAAGAAGGGCTGTGTGCTTAGTTATTAGCTACTGTTAATTTCAGAAAGAGATTGTTCAGGGAGCAAGCGTGGCCCATAAGGAAAGGAACTGAAGCTATGTCTCTAAATTTATAGGAGCTTTTGTTTCCTTCGCTGGTAAATACAATATCAGTGGCAAATTTCAACCCATTGTCATGCTAAGGAGAAGGAGCTGTGTTCATGAAATGTTCTGAATCCAGGTCAGCCTCCTATTTCAAAAGGAACAAATGGCTGCATTgctagaaagggggaaaaaacttccTGCTTCTGCATTACCTACCTATATGATTCATTGGAAAATACCTCTGCACCTATGTTAAAGGCCAAACAAATGCCAATGGATATGCATCCATTTACACCTGCAGAGAATTTGATCCTAAACATTTCCATGAACCAAACCAAACACCCTCATTATATTTCATGTGAGCAGGCACAAAAAATGGGTAAGAAGTCTACATTAAAAGTTAAAGCTGAGTTAAACGCTTCATTTGAGCTTtcactctcttcccctctctctcaggACATGGCTTAATTACAGGAAATTTAAAATGGCAGGCAGCTTACCAGGGCGGGAAGGCAGCGATGTGGATGGGACACTTGGCAATCTGACATCCGTCATTTTCTTATTCAGTTCTTCTTGCTCCAATTCCTCCAATTCTGCCATCAACTCATCCTGAATGCAAGCAAGACATCATTTGCAAAGTTATATTTCAAGCAATGTGTTCAGTTAACATCAAGGGCATCTCAAACCACAATCACTATCAAAGTACCATTAGGAACATAGCACAGGAAGGGATCTCTTGGGCCATCATGTCCAGTCTCCAGCTAGCTCAGGCAGCTCCATCATATAATCCATTTCATAAATCTCTTAAGTGCAGTCTTAAAACCGGGTAGGTTGTTTGTCCCCACAACTCCTGTTGGACAGCTGTTCCAGAATCACTCTCCtcttgatggttagaaaccttcttctagtTTCCAGCccaaatttattcatggccagtttatagccatttgtccttgtgccaacattgtcctttagcttaactagctcttctccctccctggggtTTATCCCTATGTATTTATGGAGCGCTGTAATATCCTCTCAGCCTTGGTTTTGCTGAGTTAAATGAGACATGCTTttttagggtttgtctatactgaaaaaacaaaaagcgGGGAGTCTCCACACCTGGATCAGCTAACTTGGCCTTgcaggggctaaaaatagcaggctGCTTCCCGGGTTCTGAAACCGAGAAGGAACGTCTCCACTGCTGTGTTTAGCCCCAtagtgcaagcctgagtcagttacCCTGGGCTCGGAGCTTTGCTGCCacagctgtttttgtttgttttgcagtgtaaacatactcaGTCTCCTCTCAGAACATAgttctccattcccctgatcatcctagtattTCTTGTGACACaatcttgaacatgggtgaccagaattgtacacagtattccagtgaggtcttaccagtgccttgtataacagcaTTAATACTTATCCATCTCTACCAGAAATCTCACCTGATGCAATTGAACTAACAGTTTTAATTTAACAAGAAGGATGGGCAAACCCATTGGTGTTTTGTTATATAATACAAATGATCTTAAAttacaaaatgaaaagtcaattaAAAATTTAGAAACAGTAAATTTCTCAAAACTGACCCTtcttctgtgaaaagttttggcaAATGGACATTTTGATGGATTAATGTTTTGTCAAAACATTCCCAACAGGCTCTAATTAAGACCAGAAAGGATGCTTatgatcatttaatctgacctcctgcctaatacaggccacagaacctccccccggtaatttctgcatcaagaccATAACACATCTTTGAGAGACATCCAGTTGTGGTTTAAAGGCCTCTAAAGAAGACAGATTACATTGCCCATCTTTTCACTTAACaaaagttaatggaaaaaaacaaaaaaaacaaacaaacaataggttTCTTTAACAAGCCACCGAAAGGCTAAATATTGAAGAACCAAGCAAAAAAATATCAAACACAAAGGAAGGGTATTTTTTTCAGGCATGTATTAAAAGGTttgaaaaattctctctctgtgtAGGACTGGAATGCTGTATGCTTGTTTTCAGCTGGGGTGGCAAAAGTGACAAGTTATTTTTACCGCTTTGGTCACTGTTTAAACAATTTTTAGTGCTCatcatttcaaaatcaaaatcaataCATAAAAATCTTCCAACTTGCCATGGACTTTGAGCCTGATTCCaagaggtgctgagtgctttcAAGAATCAGTTGCTgccttccatttatttcaatacttATCACTTCACAAGATCAGACCCTTAGGCCCTCAGTGAGAATTAGTATTtttcacatttgaaaaaaaacttGATTTAGAaataattaagggcctgattaaGTGTCCAAAGTCAACAGGAGGCCTCCTATTGAGGTCAACAGGCATTGGATAAAGCCCTAAGgtctagattttcaaaaggttAGGTGCCCAACGATGCAAATAGATGCCtatggggattttcaaaagcacctgaacaGGTTATGTGCCtagtcccattggagtcaattaGAAAGTTTGGCACATAACccactcaggcacttttgaaaatcctgctcagtgcatatctgcatctttaagcacctaaatacctttcaaagtCTGGCCCTGAGTGTTTAGCGTTGCAAACAGTGCAATGTGCCATACAAATGCTGATGTGCAGTGCTCCAGATATACACCCAGTCAAGTGTGCATCTGTTTGGAGCACTGCAAATCACACATTTCAGTTATGTCCACACATACAGGGTAAGAACATGGAGAGCGAGTCTGTGAGATCAAAGCTTCTTTTAAACATatctaaatacattttataaatgattaaatatatttaagcaaTTTGACAGTCACAACTTGCATGGgaaaaaggctttaaaaaaaaaatcactggtcaGGCTGATACAACTTTTACCCTTGACTTTATTGCAATACGAACCTCATCAAACTCATCACCAAACCCAACTCGGTTTGAAATAGCTTCCGAGATCTCCTGGGCAACCGCTTGCTGTTCAGTGATATCATCCATCAAAGAATCAATTTTGTCTAGGTCCCTAGAGAAATAgtatttaaactgtttttaaaatacacatttttagaCCATGTCTGCCTTGGGAAACCCTAATCTGAAAAGGTTCTGGTCCCTTTATTACTAAAAACTCTGAATACAGAAAGTCTCCAATTTAAGGtgccaattcagcaaggtactaaACATGTGAGAAGTTGACAAGTCAAACATGGCAGATATTAATGCACTGGGCAGGGGGGGAAAGAGTATAAGAACCCATATTGAATAGAACTGATTTTACTTCAACaggctttaagcacatgagtagttctgCTAAACTGGGGTCGAATTAGGacacctttaaaaatatgaattacaCAGCCATTTAGAGATTTAGGAAAGAAGAGTCCATATTGCTCCTCTAAGTGCTATTCTTCTGttgctctctctgccctgagcGCCTCCCAAAGGCAATTCACACCTAATAACATCCCTGTGTATTTCATAGGACAGTAGGGCAACCTTTCAGATTTGCTGTTAAGACAAGCTATTTTTCTTCCAAATGTAACATTACACTATCAGGAGCATTCCCCAaacattaacaaaaacaaaatcagaaccaGGTTTCTCagtgaaatgaaaacatttaaccCATACCGTCAGAGGGTGagttttacagcactgaaaccCCTTCTGTGGAAGTGGACAGAATGCACTTACATGTTTTCATGCACTTTTTTCATTGCTTGTGCTGCATAGCCCATATTCTTGAACACTTCTGTGTTGGTGTGGGAATTTTCCAACGCTTCCCGCTGGAACTCGATGGTGGAGAGCGTCCCATCAATTTGGCTCAACTGTTTCTCGTACCTCTTTTTTCTCTTCAGGGCTTGTAATGCAGCTATTGTGTAATCAGAAGGGACACAGTTAACTGTCTGTTCAGACTGAAATGCACACATGAGATTCAGTGACAGTGAACAGTGTAAATGGAACAGGATATAATGTAGGAGACATTAAGAATTCACATTCTCTTTCCTTATTTTAAGCTGTTATCTATAAGCACTGGCACATAAACATaaacaaagggaaaataaaaatagccagagcttcgcgaaccagctgagcggcggcgaaccagctgagcagcgggggacagcagagcagcacacagcaggagtttgcctgggattggtgagtatccgagtgcgtgattgctgagtaagtatccgagcgtgtgtttgctgggagggcagtgtgagagcctgagcgagcgtctgattggctggtagcctgcagggggcgggcactggggctgtctgtttgtttcaggggagcctggctgtttaaaaatagccagagcttcgcgaaccagctgagcagcacacagcaggagtttgcctggaagTTTgtctggagtgagcccagtgaggcttacatcttgccaacttctctgaggaagctcatagtaggaaggtggtATGGAAGGAAggggttcagctattgtgacctgcactggatgtgccatgtttgtctttcttccacaggacagaagtgactttgtgtgtacaaagtgcaagctggtctccaaactggaagagaagattgaaggtctggagcaacagataacgaccctgcattgcatatgagaaacggaggattttctggacaaaagtcaggatatgcttctacgggcacaaagctctaaagatttagagcaggttgcacagcggagccaagaggccagtgaagaagcttggcaacatgtgacctccagaagaagggggaatgtccgggttccagcaacgcggacacaggtcactaactgctttcatgttctctccacaggtaccgttgcggagagtggaccagatgatatgtctggggggagaaagcagaaggagactctgctggttggaaggcatgagatgcgctgtcctgagatggggggttccacgaccaccactcccaagagaaggaggcgggtggtggtggtcggggactctctactccaggggactgagtcatctatctgccgccctgaccgggaaaaccgagaagtctgctgcttgccaggggctaagattcgtgatgtgaaggagagactgccgagactcatcaagccctctgatcgctaccccttcctgcttctccacgtgggcaccaatgatactgccaggaatgaccttgagcggatcactgcggactacgtggctctgggaagaaggataaaggagtttgaggcacaagtggtgttctcgtccatcctccccatggaaggaaaaggcctgggtagggaccgtcgaatagtggaagtcaacgaatggctacgcaggtggtgtcggagagaaggctttggattctttgaccatgggatggtgttccatgaaggaggagtgctgggcagagacgggctccaccttacaaagagagggaagagcatctttgcgagcaggctggctaacctagtgaggagggctttaaactaggttcacc
Above is a window of Caretta caretta isolate rCarCar2 chromosome 2, rCarCar1.hap1, whole genome shotgun sequence DNA encoding:
- the CHMP4C gene encoding charged multivesicular body protein 4c, whose amino-acid sequence is MSKLGKLFKGGGPGRPKGRAGPTPQEALARLRETEEMLAKKQEYLETRIQRELAAAKQHGTRNKRAALQALKRKKRYEKQLSQIDGTLSTIEFQREALENSHTNTEVFKNMGYAAQAMKKVHENMDLDKIDSLMDDITEQQAVAQEISEAISNRVGFGDEFDEDELMAELEELEQEELNKKMTDVRLPSVPSTSLPSRPASSRKRVEDEDDMKQLAAWAS